The following proteins come from a genomic window of Canis lupus familiaris isolate Mischka breed German Shepherd chromosome 31, alternate assembly UU_Cfam_GSD_1.0, whole genome shotgun sequence:
- the LOC100686828 gene encoding keratin-associated protein 21-1-like encodes MSYYGNYYGGLGCGYGGCGYGGLGCGYSGLGCGYGSWGYGGYGCGHNGVGYVCGGYGYGSNRPSCCRSCQSYRFY; translated from the coding sequence ATGTCTTACTACGGCAACTACTATGGTGGCCTAGGCTGTGGCTATGGTGGCTGCGGCTATGGTGGCCTAGGCTGTGGCTACAGTGGCCTGGGCTGTGGCTACGGCAGCTGGGGCTATGGTGGCTATGGATGTGGCCACAATGGTGTGGGCTATGTCTGTGGAGGCTATGGATATGGAAGCAACCGACCATCTTGCTGCAGAAGTTGCCAGTCATACAGGTTCTACTGA